One part of the Arabidopsis thaliana chromosome 1 sequence genome encodes these proteins:
- the Tic20-I gene encoding translocon at the inner envelope membrane of chloroplasts 20 (translocon at the inner envelope membrane of chloroplasts 20 (TIC20); CONTAINS InterPro DOMAIN/s: Uncharacterised conserved protein ycf60 (InterPro:IPR019109), Chloroplast protein import component Tic20 (InterPro:IPR005691); BEST Arabidopsis thaliana protein match is: HIT-type Zinc finger family protein (TAIR:AT1G04945.3); Has 279 Blast hits to 278 proteins in 76 species: Archae - 0; Bacteria - 100; Metazoa - 0; Fungi - 0; Plants - 114; Viruses - 0; Other Eukaryotes - 65 (source: NCBI BLink).), giving the protein MITGYSTPSAHVLMSSRAFKSSSYRAAAGQTQHYLARSSLPVVKNSWGSPPSPFNELPRVSRGVPLSYLSASSSLLLNGEQGSLSGTLPVLPVRRKTLLTPRASKDVPSSFRFPPMTKKPQWWWRTLACLPYLMPLHETWMYAETAYHLHPFLEDFEFLTYPFLGAIGRLPSWFLMAYFFVAYLGIVRRKEWPHFFRFHVVMGMLLEIALQVIGTVSKWMPLGVYWGKFGMHFWTAVAFAYLFTVLESIRCALAGMYADIPFVCDAAYIQIPYD; this is encoded by the exons ATGATAACTGGATACAGCACGCCAAGTGCACATGTTCTAATGAGCTCTCGGGCATTCAAGTCATCATCATATAGAGCTGCAGCAGGACAGACTCAACATTATCTTGCTCGAAGTTCATTGCCTGTCGTAAAGAACTCGTGGGGATCACCACCTTCACCTTTCAATGAGCTTCCGAGAGTGTCAAGAG GTGTGCCTCTGTCATATCTCTCAGCCTCGTCTTCTCTGCTTCTGAATGGAGAACAAGGTAGTCTATCTGGTACATTACCTGTGTTACCTGTCCGCAGAAAAACTCTTTTGACTCCACGAGCGTCAAAAGATGTACCTTCTAGCTTCCGATTTCCCCCGATGACCAAGAAGCCACAATGGTGGTGGAGAACTTTGGCTTGCCTGCCTTACCTAATGCCACTGCATGAAACTTGGATGTATGCAGAAACCGCTTACCATCTCCACCCATTCCTAGAAGATTTTGAATTCTTAACCTACCCATTTCTAGGCGCCATAGGAAGATTACCAAGCTGGTTCCTCATGGCTTACTTTTTTGTAGCTTATCTAGGGATAGTGCGAAGAAAAGAATGGCCTCACTTCTTCAGGTTCCATGTAGTGATGGGTATGCTGCTTGAAATCGCACTCCAGGTTATAGGGACCGTTAGCAAGTGGATGCCTCTTGGAGTCTATTGGGGTAAGTTTGGGATGCATTTCTGGACTGCTGTTGCGTTTGCTTATCTGTTTACCGTCCTTGAAAGCATACGGTGTGCACTTGCGGGTATGTACGCAGACATCCCGTTTGTCTGTGATGCTGCCTATATCCAGATTCCGTACGactaa
- a CDS encoding hydroxyproline-rich glycoprotein family protein — translation MSIPDPNSSASLTVSPSLSTASETPVTPVNTVRPPPSQPPPAPPPLPPPTYRPIAPLRHPNPFQQQSAYSNNLYAHSIPVRRQIQDPSAVLYPFALPGRGFSARPVRGFVADPSVTAGNLSGYPPRPSFTYDPGPYEQRQMESLLQQFIRERNPQIRPLPRLGLGSPVGLGPIRASPQFLQPRVAPPPTSILDTSRNRKARSKDGALAVVRGRKVRITEGSSSLYSLGRSWLKNGAHVGIQFLC, via the exons ATGTCAATTCCCGATCCCAACTCCTCCGCATCTCTAACGGTGTCTCCGTCTCTATCCACCGCATCGGAAACTCCGGTAACACCAGTAAACACTGTTAGACCACCGCCGTCTCAGCCACCTCCTGCTCCGCCGCCACTACCGCCGCCGACTTACAGACCCATAGCTCCGCTTCGCCACCCTAATCCGTTCCAACAACAATCTGCTTATAGTAATAACCTCTACGCACATTCGATTCCGGTCAGACGCCAAATTCAAGATCCGTCAGCTGTTCTTTACCCGTTTGCTCTACCGGGTCGAGGGTTTTCAGCCCGACCTGTTCGAGGATTCGTCGCAGATCCTTCCGTGACGGCTGGTAATCTGAGTGGGTACCCTCCTCGCCCGAGTTTTACTTACGATCCTGGACCATATGAGCAGCGTCAAATGGAATCCTTGTTGCAGCAGTTTATAAGGGAGAGAAATCCTCAGATTCGTCCATTACCACGCCTTGGATTGGGTTCTCCTGTTGGGTTGGGTCCCATTAGAGCAAGTCCTCAATTTCTGCAACCGCGG GTTGCCCCGCCCCCAACTTCAATTCTAGACACTAGCAGGAATAGAAAGGCCAG AAGCAAGGATGGGGCTCTTGCCGTTGTTAGAGGGAGAAAG GTCCGAATCACTGAGgggtcttcttctctttattcaCTTGGTCGATCGTGGTTGAAAAATGGTGCTCACGTTGGAATTCAG TTTCTCTGTTGA
- a CDS encoding hydroxyproline-rich glycoprotein family protein (hydroxyproline-rich glycoprotein family protein; LOCATED IN: chloroplast; EXPRESSED IN: 14 plant structures; EXPRESSED DURING: 4 anthesis, F mature embryo stage, petal differentiation and expansion stage, E expanded cotyledon stage, D bilateral stage; BEST Arabidopsis thaliana protein match is: proline-rich family protein (TAIR:AT2G32840.1); Has 1624 Blast hits to 1330 proteins in 201 species: Archae - 0; Bacteria - 140; Metazoa - 517; Fungi - 162; Plants - 364; Viruses - 182; Other Eukaryotes - 259 (source: NCBI BLink).): MSIPDPNSSASLTVSPSLSTASETPVTPVNTVRPPPSQPPPAPPPLPPPTYRPIAPLRHPNPFQQQSAYSNNLYAHSIPVRRQIQDPSAVLYPFALPGRGFSARPVRGFVADPSVTAGNLSGYPPRPSFTYDPGPYEQRQMESLLQQFIRERNPQIRPLPRLGLGSPVGLGPIRASPQFLQPRVAPPPTSILDTSRNRKARSKDGALAVVRGRKVRITEGSSSLYSLGRSWLKNGAHVGIQPQRSGIMKPLPKPLPVDLTTETSVPDDPDEESADEDKEDEEAVKQLSEKDLLKRHIERAKKVRAQLREERSRRIRRYKERITLILAQSEDR, translated from the exons ATGTCAATTCCCGATCCCAACTCCTCCGCATCTCTAACGGTGTCTCCGTCTCTATCCACCGCATCGGAAACTCCGGTAACACCAGTAAACACTGTTAGACCACCGCCGTCTCAGCCACCTCCTGCTCCGCCGCCACTACCGCCGCCGACTTACAGACCCATAGCTCCGCTTCGCCACCCTAATCCGTTCCAACAACAATCTGCTTATAGTAATAACCTCTACGCACATTCGATTCCGGTCAGACGCCAAATTCAAGATCCGTCAGCTGTTCTTTACCCGTTTGCTCTACCGGGTCGAGGGTTTTCAGCCCGACCTGTTCGAGGATTCGTCGCAGATCCTTCCGTGACGGCTGGTAATCTGAGTGGGTACCCTCCTCGCCCGAGTTTTACTTACGATCCTGGACCATATGAGCAGCGTCAAATGGAATCCTTGTTGCAGCAGTTTATAAGGGAGAGAAATCCTCAGATTCGTCCATTACCACGCCTTGGATTGGGTTCTCCTGTTGGGTTGGGTCCCATTAGAGCAAGTCCTCAATTTCTGCAACCGCGG GTTGCCCCGCCCCCAACTTCAATTCTAGACACTAGCAGGAATAGAAAGGCCAG AAGCAAGGATGGGGCTCTTGCCGTTGTTAGAGGGAGAAAG GTCCGAATCACTGAGgggtcttcttctctttattcaCTTGGTCGATCGTGGTTGAAAAATGGTGCTCACGTTGGAATTCAG CCGCAAAGGAGTGGTATAATGAAACCTTTGCCAAAACCGTTACCTGTGGATTTAACAACAGAGACAAGTGTACCAGATGATCCAGATGAAGAATCAGCGGATGAAGACAAAGAG GACGAGGAAGCTGTAAAGCAATTATCTGAGAAGGATCTTTTGAAAAGACACATCGAGCGAGCTAAGAAAGTCCGTGCACA atTACGAGAAGAACGGTCGAGGAGGATCAGGAGGtacaaagaaagaataacTCTTATTCTGGCACAATCCGAAGACCGATGA
- a CDS encoding HIT-type Zinc finger family protein, translating to MKDSVCEECKQNPWKYKCPGCSIRSCALPCVKAHKQRTGCTGKRKFTDVVPLSKFDDNLLLSDYNMLEETKRVAESALRRRSQLCKNHYSYKLPYLLKSLQSAAYSRRTKLWYLPSGMLKRENNQSRYDNRSKCISWTIEWRFHSTDVILVDHGVGEDRNLCSVIKNHLKPGPWIHKLKPFCDVDLDSLKLFIRQYPKGAKAPFKELDIKAPLRKQLAKVVILEYPVIHVYLPSQSYEFKVIKDFNTTPNPNDSLYDGHGCTNGITFREEEIEEDDIDSFEPEVLGLMKQMNYNPCLRVSEKSKAEGVGTNNSNPQVDTTEQEDAGNMELEFEQGLIDTYSDLFAEMNPDLEEGEIVE from the exons atgaaagattCGGTCTGCGAAGAGTGCAAACAAAATCCATGGAAGTACAAATGTCCCGGATGTTCAATTCGATCGTGTGCCCTTCCCTGTGTGAAAGCCCACAAGCAGCGAACAGGTTGTACCGGAAAAAGGAAGTTCACCGACGTCGTTCCCCTCTCCAAGTTCGACGACAATCTCCTCCTCTCTG ACTACAATATGcttgaggaaacaaaaagagtagCCGAGTCTGCTCTGAGAAGGAGAAGTCAATTATGCAAAAATCATTATTCTTATAAGTTACCCTATCTTCTTAAGAGCCTTCAAAGTGCTGCTTATAGCCGCAGAACTAAGCTATGGTATCTCCCTAGTGGAATGTTAAAGAGGGAAAATAATCAGTCCAGATACGATAATAG GAGCAAGTGTATCTCGTGGACAATAGAGTGGCGGTTTCACTCTACAGATGTCATTCTTGTTGACCATGG AGTTGGTGAAGATAGAAACCTATGCTCAGTGATAAAGAATCATCTCAAGCCTGGCCCCTGGATTCACAAGCTCAAGCCTTTTTGTGATGTGGATCTTGATTCTCTCAAACTTTTTATACGCCAATACCCAAAG GGTGCAAAGGCTCCTTTCAAGGAGCTGGACATCAAAGCTCCTTTGAGGAAACAGCTTGCCAAAGTTGTTATATTAGAGTACCCGGTGATCCATGTATATCTACCTTCACAGAGCTATGAATTTAAAGTTATCAAAGACTTTAACACGACACCTAATCCTAATGATTCGTTATACGATGGTCATGGATGCACAAATGGTATAACCTtccgagaagaagaaatagaagaagacGACATTGACTCCTTTGAGCCAGAGGTTCTTGGTCTTATGAAACAAATGAACTATAACCCGTGTCTGCGAGTCTCAGAGAAAAGCAAGGCAGAGGGCGTTGGTACCAACAACTCAAATCCTCAGGTTGATACCACAGAACAAGAAGATGCCGGTAACATGGAGCTTGAATTTGAGCAAGGGTTAATAGACACATACTCAGATCTTTTTGCGGAGATGAACCCAG ATTTAGAAGAAGGGGAAATCGTCGAATGA
- a CDS encoding HIT-type Zinc finger family protein (HIT-type Zinc finger family protein; FUNCTIONS IN: molecular_function unknown; INVOLVED IN: biological_process unknown; LOCATED IN: integral to membrane; EXPRESSED IN: 14 plant structures; EXPRESSED DURING: 6 growth stages; CONTAINS InterPro DOMAIN/s: Uncharacterised conserved protein ycf60 (InterPro:IPR019109), Zinc finger, HIT-type (InterPro:IPR007529); BEST Arabidopsis thaliana protein match is: translocon at the inner envelope membrane of chloroplasts 20 (TAIR:AT1G04940.1).) yields MITGYSTPSAHVLMSSRAFKSSSYRAAAGQTQHYLARSSLPVVKNSWGSPPSPFNELPRVSRGVPLSYLSASSSLLLNGEQGSLSGTLPVLPVRRKTLLTPRASKDVPSSFRFPPMTKKPQWWWRTLACLPYLMPLHETWMYAETAYHLHPFLEDFEFLTYPFLGAIGRLPSWFLMAYFFVAYLGIVRRKEWPHFFRFHVVMGMLLEIALQVIGTVSKWMPLGVYWGKFGMHFWTAVAFAYLFTVLESIRCALADSVCEECKQNPWKYKCPGCSIRSCALPCVKAHKQRTGCTGKRKFTDVVPLSKFDDNLLLSDYNMLEETKRVAESALRRRSQLCKNHYSYKLPYLLKSLQSAAYSRRTKLWYLPSGMLKRENNQSRYDNRSKCISWTIEWRFHSTDVILVDHGVGEDRNLCSVIKNHLKPGPWIHKLKPFCDVDLDSLKLFIRQYPKGAKAPFKELDIKAPLRKQLAKVVILEYPVIHVYLPSQSYEFKVIKDFNTTPNPNDSLYDGHGCTNGITFREEEIEEDDIDSFEPEVLGLMKQMNYNPCLRVSEKSKAEGVGTNNSNPQVDTTEQEDAGNMELEFEQGLIDTYSDLFAEMNPGDYFNFECEFAKGLDSDDNCNLQNLDTDFIADGLDLEEGEIVE; encoded by the exons ATGATAACTGGATACAGCACGCCAAGTGCACATGTTCTAATGAGCTCTCGGGCATTCAAGTCATCATCATATAGAGCTGCAGCAGGACAGACTCAACATTATCTTGCTCGAAGTTCATTGCCTGTCGTAAAGAACTCGTGGGGATCACCACCTTCACCTTTCAATGAGCTTCCGAGAGTGTCAAGAG GTGTGCCTCTGTCATATCTCTCAGCCTCGTCTTCTCTGCTTCTGAATGGAGAACAAGGTAGTCTATCTGGTACATTACCTGTGTTACCTGTCCGCAGAAAAACTCTTTTGACTCCACGAGCGTCAAAAGATGTACCTTCTAGCTTCCGATTTCCCCCGATGACCAAGAAGCCACAATGGTGGTGGAGAACTTTGGCTTGCCTGCCTTACCTAATGCCACTGCATGAAACTTGGATGTATGCAGAAACCGCTTACCATCTCCACCCATTCCTAGAAGATTTTGAATTCTTAACCTACCCATTTCTAGGCGCCATAGGAAGATTACCAAGCTGGTTCCTCATGGCTTACTTTTTTGTAGCTTATCTAGGGATAGTGCGAAGAAAAGAATGGCCTCACTTCTTCAGGTTCCATGTAGTGATGGGTATGCTGCTTGAAATCGCACTCCAGGTTATAGGGACCGTTAGCAAGTGGATGCCTCTTGGAGTCTATTGGGGTAAGTTTGGGATGCATTTCTGGACTGCTGTTGCGTTTGCTTATCTGTTTACCGTCCTTGAAAGCATACGGTGTGCACTTGCGG attCGGTCTGCGAAGAGTGCAAACAAAATCCATGGAAGTACAAATGTCCCGGATGTTCAATTCGATCGTGTGCCCTTCCCTGTGTGAAAGCCCACAAGCAGCGAACAGGTTGTACCGGAAAAAGGAAGTTCACCGACGTCGTTCCCCTCTCCAAGTTCGACGACAATCTCCTCCTCTCTG ACTACAATATGcttgaggaaacaaaaagagtagCCGAGTCTGCTCTGAGAAGGAGAAGTCAATTATGCAAAAATCATTATTCTTATAAGTTACCCTATCTTCTTAAGAGCCTTCAAAGTGCTGCTTATAGCCGCAGAACTAAGCTATGGTATCTCCCTAGTGGAATGTTAAAGAGGGAAAATAATCAGTCCAGATACGATAATAG GAGCAAGTGTATCTCGTGGACAATAGAGTGGCGGTTTCACTCTACAGATGTCATTCTTGTTGACCATGG AGTTGGTGAAGATAGAAACCTATGCTCAGTGATAAAGAATCATCTCAAGCCTGGCCCCTGGATTCACAAGCTCAAGCCTTTTTGTGATGTGGATCTTGATTCTCTCAAACTTTTTATACGCCAATACCCAAAG GGTGCAAAGGCTCCTTTCAAGGAGCTGGACATCAAAGCTCCTTTGAGGAAACAGCTTGCCAAAGTTGTTATATTAGAGTACCCGGTGATCCATGTATATCTACCTTCACAGAGCTATGAATTTAAAGTTATCAAAGACTTTAACACGACACCTAATCCTAATGATTCGTTATACGATGGTCATGGATGCACAAATGGTATAACCTtccgagaagaagaaatagaagaagacGACATTGACTCCTTTGAGCCAGAGGTTCTTGGTCTTATGAAACAAATGAACTATAACCCGTGTCTGCGAGTCTCAGAGAAAAGCAAGGCAGAGGGCGTTGGTACCAACAACTCAAATCCTCAGGTTGATACCACAGAACAAGAAGATGCCGGTAACATGGAGCTTGAATTTGAGCAAGGGTTAATAGACACATACTCAGATCTTTTTGCGGAGATGAACCCAGGTGACTATTTCAACTTTGAATGTGAATTTGCAAAGGGGTTGGATTCGGATGATAATTGCAATCTCCAAAATTTAGATACTGATTTCATCGCTGATGGACTAGATTTAGAAGAAGGGGAAATCGTCGAATGA
- a CDS encoding hydroxyproline-rich glycoprotein family protein (hydroxyproline-rich glycoprotein family protein; LOCATED IN: chloroplast; EXPRESSED IN: 14 plant structures; EXPRESSED DURING: 4 anthesis, F mature embryo stage, petal differentiation and expansion stage, E expanded cotyledon stage, D bilateral stage; BEST Arabidopsis thaliana protein match is: proline-rich family protein (TAIR:AT2G32840.1).) — protein sequence MSIPDPNSSASLTVSPSLSTASETPVTPVNTVRPPPSQPPPAPPPLPPPTYRPIAPLRHPNPFQQQSAYSNNLYAHSIPVRRQIQDPSAVLYPFALPGRGFSARPVRGFVADPSVTAGNLSGYPPRPSFTYDPGPYEQRQMESLLQQFIRERNPQIRPLPRLGLGSPVGLGPIRASPQFLQPRLSSGKISGENARDDPKFLDWSLSRTESDCTVAPPPTSILDTSRNRKARSKDGALAVVRGRKVRITEGSSSLYSLGRSWLKNGAHVGIQPQRSGIMKPLPKPLPVDLTTETSVPDDPDEESADEDKEDEEAVKQLSEKDLLKRHIERAKKVRAQLREERSRRIRRYKERITLILAQSEDR from the exons ATGTCAATTCCCGATCCCAACTCCTCCGCATCTCTAACGGTGTCTCCGTCTCTATCCACCGCATCGGAAACTCCGGTAACACCAGTAAACACTGTTAGACCACCGCCGTCTCAGCCACCTCCTGCTCCGCCGCCACTACCGCCGCCGACTTACAGACCCATAGCTCCGCTTCGCCACCCTAATCCGTTCCAACAACAATCTGCTTATAGTAATAACCTCTACGCACATTCGATTCCGGTCAGACGCCAAATTCAAGATCCGTCAGCTGTTCTTTACCCGTTTGCTCTACCGGGTCGAGGGTTTTCAGCCCGACCTGTTCGAGGATTCGTCGCAGATCCTTCCGTGACGGCTGGTAATCTGAGTGGGTACCCTCCTCGCCCGAGTTTTACTTACGATCCTGGACCATATGAGCAGCGTCAAATGGAATCCTTGTTGCAGCAGTTTATAAGGGAGAGAAATCCTCAGATTCGTCCATTACCACGCCTTGGATTGGGTTCTCCTGTTGGGTTGGGTCCCATTAGAGCAAGTCCTCAATTTCTGCAACCGCGG CTAAGTAGTGGAAAGATTAGTGGGGAAAATGCTCGAGATGATCCAAAGTTTCTTGATTGGAGTCTTAGTAGAACTGAATCTGACTGTACC GTTGCCCCGCCCCCAACTTCAATTCTAGACACTAGCAGGAATAGAAAGGCCAG AAGCAAGGATGGGGCTCTTGCCGTTGTTAGAGGGAGAAAG GTCCGAATCACTGAGgggtcttcttctctttattcaCTTGGTCGATCGTGGTTGAAAAATGGTGCTCACGTTGGAATTCAG CCGCAAAGGAGTGGTATAATGAAACCTTTGCCAAAACCGTTACCTGTGGATTTAACAACAGAGACAAGTGTACCAGATGATCCAGATGAAGAATCAGCGGATGAAGACAAAGAG GACGAGGAAGCTGTAAAGCAATTATCTGAGAAGGATCTTTTGAAAAGACACATCGAGCGAGCTAAGAAAGTCCGTGCACA atTACGAGAAGAACGGTCGAGGAGGATCAGGAGGtacaaagaaagaataacTCTTATTCTGGCACAATCCGAAGACCGATGA
- a CDS encoding HIT-type Zinc finger family protein (HIT-type Zinc finger family protein; FUNCTIONS IN: molecular_function unknown; INVOLVED IN: biological_process unknown; EXPRESSED IN: 14 plant structures; EXPRESSED DURING: 6 growth stages; CONTAINS InterPro DOMAIN/s: Zinc finger, HIT-type (InterPro:IPR007529); Has 408 Blast hits to 406 proteins in 188 species: Archae - 0; Bacteria - 0; Metazoa - 130; Fungi - 151; Plants - 52; Viruses - 0; Other Eukaryotes - 75 (source: NCBI BLink).) has translation MKDSVCEECKQNPWKYKCPGCSIRSCALPCVKAHKQRTGCTGKRKFTDVVPLSKFDDNLLLSDYNMLEETKRVAESALRRRSQLCKNHYSYKLPYLLKSLQSAAYSRRTKLWYLPSGMLKRENNQSRYDNRSKCISWTIEWRFHSTDVILVDHGVGEDRNLCSVIKNHLKPGPWIHKLKPFCDVDLDSLKLFIRQYPKGAKAPFKELDIKAPLRKQLAKVVILEYPVIHVYLPSQSYEFKVIKDFNTTPNPNDSLYDGHGCTNGITFREEEIEEDDIDSFEPEVLGLMKQMNYNPCLRVSEKSKAEGVGTNNSNPQVDTTEQEDAGNMELEFEQGLIDTYSDLFAEMNPGDYFNFECEFAKGLDSDDNCNLQNLDTDFIADGLDLEEGEIVE, from the exons atgaaagattCGGTCTGCGAAGAGTGCAAACAAAATCCATGGAAGTACAAATGTCCCGGATGTTCAATTCGATCGTGTGCCCTTCCCTGTGTGAAAGCCCACAAGCAGCGAACAGGTTGTACCGGAAAAAGGAAGTTCACCGACGTCGTTCCCCTCTCCAAGTTCGACGACAATCTCCTCCTCTCTG ACTACAATATGcttgaggaaacaaaaagagtagCCGAGTCTGCTCTGAGAAGGAGAAGTCAATTATGCAAAAATCATTATTCTTATAAGTTACCCTATCTTCTTAAGAGCCTTCAAAGTGCTGCTTATAGCCGCAGAACTAAGCTATGGTATCTCCCTAGTGGAATGTTAAAGAGGGAAAATAATCAGTCCAGATACGATAATAG GAGCAAGTGTATCTCGTGGACAATAGAGTGGCGGTTTCACTCTACAGATGTCATTCTTGTTGACCATGG AGTTGGTGAAGATAGAAACCTATGCTCAGTGATAAAGAATCATCTCAAGCCTGGCCCCTGGATTCACAAGCTCAAGCCTTTTTGTGATGTGGATCTTGATTCTCTCAAACTTTTTATACGCCAATACCCAAAG GGTGCAAAGGCTCCTTTCAAGGAGCTGGACATCAAAGCTCCTTTGAGGAAACAGCTTGCCAAAGTTGTTATATTAGAGTACCCGGTGATCCATGTATATCTACCTTCACAGAGCTATGAATTTAAAGTTATCAAAGACTTTAACACGACACCTAATCCTAATGATTCGTTATACGATGGTCATGGATGCACAAATGGTATAACCTtccgagaagaagaaatagaagaagacGACATTGACTCCTTTGAGCCAGAGGTTCTTGGTCTTATGAAACAAATGAACTATAACCCGTGTCTGCGAGTCTCAGAGAAAAGCAAGGCAGAGGGCGTTGGTACCAACAACTCAAATCCTCAGGTTGATACCACAGAACAAGAAGATGCCGGTAACATGGAGCTTGAATTTGAGCAAGGGTTAATAGACACATACTCAGATCTTTTTGCGGAGATGAACCCAGGTGACTATTTCAACTTTGAATGTGAATTTGCAAAGGGGTTGGATTCGGATGATAATTGCAATCTCCAAAATTTAGATACTGATTTCATCGCTGATGGACTAGATTTAGAAGAAGGGGAAATCGTCGAATGA